In Leptospira harrisiae, a genomic segment contains:
- a CDS encoding tRNA (cytidine(34)-2'-O)-methyltransferase, whose product MEIALYRPEIPPNTGNIARLCVNVGVPLSIVGEPSFDLSEKAVRRAGLDYWKDLDLRRFANYEEFRSQKQAEGSRIFLVSKFGTKVYWDVNFQKTDVFLFGRETSGLPEEIHQSCPPEHIISLPMAEVSRSINLSNAVAIVLYEALRQEKTRTNP is encoded by the coding sequence TTGGAAATCGCACTTTATCGTCCAGAAATACCCCCTAACACGGGCAATATTGCAAGACTTTGTGTCAATGTAGGGGTTCCCCTGTCCATTGTGGGGGAACCCTCTTTTGACCTCTCAGAAAAAGCGGTCAGGCGAGCAGGTCTTGATTATTGGAAAGATTTGGATCTTCGTAGGTTTGCCAACTACGAAGAATTTCGAAGCCAAAAACAAGCAGAAGGGAGTCGGATATTTCTCGTTTCCAAGTTTGGAACTAAAGTGTATTGGGATGTTAACTTCCAAAAAACGGATGTATTTTTATTTGGGAGGGAAACCTCAGGACTTCCGGAAGAAATTCACCAGTCTTGCCCTCCAGAACATATTATTTCCTTACCTATGGCAGAGGTAAGTCGTTCGATCAATCTTTCCAATGCTGTTGCCATTGTACTTTATGAAGCACTGCGTCAAGAAAAAACACGGACTAATCCTTAA
- a CDS encoding ATP-binding protein — protein MPFPLSRTELEKEVKTLFSNGLSGNVNDFYSWVFMETQRKFKDNPNTTLEAITSLLEELIKDGIITTNPLDPREFSLAESSPIIRKMGASEQFVILGALPYNPMQYVRARLDYFLKRNGIVEELRMDLCIATVEAVENAAKYGDGGGVEVIFQIDKHKTFTIEMINTVKDFNLEDDIQRGKFSSTATLMRGMMVMQKLFDSVDLEISDNRKQAILKATRKLT, from the coding sequence ATGCCGTTCCCTCTCTCCAGAACTGAGTTAGAGAAAGAAGTGAAAACTTTGTTCTCCAATGGCCTCTCGGGGAATGTGAACGATTTTTACTCCTGGGTGTTTATGGAAACCCAAAGGAAATTCAAGGACAACCCCAATACAACATTGGAAGCCATCACCTCTCTCCTTGAAGAATTAATCAAAGACGGAATTATCACAACCAACCCTTTGGACCCAAGAGAATTTTCTCTTGCAGAATCATCACCTATCATTCGTAAAATGGGAGCTTCCGAACAATTTGTAATTCTTGGAGCTCTGCCTTACAACCCTATGCAGTATGTTCGGGCCCGGTTAGATTATTTTCTAAAACGAAACGGGATTGTCGAAGAGCTGAGGATGGACCTCTGTATTGCCACAGTAGAAGCCGTAGAGAATGCCGCAAAGTACGGTGACGGTGGTGGGGTTGAAGTAATATTTCAGATAGATAAACACAAAACTTTTACTATAGAAATGATCAATACAGTAAAGGACTTTAATCTAGAAGATGATATTCAGAGAGGTAAGTTTTCTTCCACTGCAACACTAATGCGTGGTATGATGGTCATGCAAAAACTTTTTGATTCCGTTGATTTAGAAATTAGCGATAATCGAAAACAAGCTATACTCAAAGCAACTCGTAAACTAACATAG